One Hevea brasiliensis isolate MT/VB/25A 57/8 chromosome 6, ASM3005281v1, whole genome shotgun sequence genomic window, AGACTGCTGGCAATGAGGTATTGGACTGATAGTGTGAGCAAATCAATGGTTTGTCACAAAGTTCCATCAGCTATGTGGAAGAAGACTTGGAATTTGCCCATTCCCCCCAAATTTAAAGTGTTCATTTGGTGGATGGTTATCAATGCTATTCCAATGAATGATAACTTGAAGAAGAGGGATGACAATTAGTCCCGTATGCCCTATATGTAACCAAGAAGATGAAACTACAGAGCATGCACTTTTGTGGTGTGATCATGCACGAGCTACATGGTTTATTAGTCCCACTGAGTTTAAACCAAACCATTGGCTTCACTTCTATTGGCAGATGGTGGTCGAGTTTAGTTACTCATGTGATTGAAGGAAGATGGAATCAGAACCTCCCAGTTATCTCAACCTTTTCTTACTAGTGCATTTGGAAAGTAAGGAACAAAGCTCTTTTTGAACATATTCAGTCAAATCCAAGTTATACTGATTGCAAGATATCCGAATCCCTTAATAAATTTTATGCAATAACTTTATTGAATCTTTCTCCTCCAATGGATCCTATTGAAAGGGAAGGGTCTTTTACATCTTGGCATTGGCTTTTTCCTCCTAGGGCACTCTTAAATTTAACTGTGGTGTTGCTTGGACAAATGATTCCGCTTGCTCATCCATTGCAGTGATAGTTAGAAATTACTTGGGGAGGGTTGTTGAAGGGGCTGTCAAGAAAATCATCTGTTCTTCCTCTCTAGCTGGAGAAGCAAAAGCCTTGTTATAAGTTATCAAGCTAGGTTCGAGTATGGAAGCACAATCCATCATCCTTGAATTTGATTATGAGATTATGATTCAAGCACTTAAGAGTTTTCAGAGTGATTATTGTTGGGAAATCCAAGCTACGGTGAATGCTATTTGAGACCTAGCTTCCCACTTTGCTCATGTTTAATTCTCTTATGTTAGTAGGAAAGCTAATGGAGCAGCTCACCACTTAGCCAAACTCAGTTTTCATCATCTATTGCCATGTAATGGGTTAGGGGTTAAGCCTTTTTCTTTCAAAACTATTTGTAATTCTGATGCCCTTGGGGCCTTGTAATGCAttggcatttaaaaaaaaaagtaatgtaAGAGAATTACAAATTCATTCTGTTCTAGTTTCCGGATAATACTATTCCTAATGGTTATTTCCGTGATTTCACGAACAAATAATATTTTCTACTGTAAGCCTAACAAGTTGACATCATCAATCAGAATATTTAAACCCTCAAACTAAACAATGCATTCATAAAACTCACATTATGTTTGGGAACTTTgttagagagaaaaaaaaataaaagaggaaaaataaagaaagaaaataaaaataatgtaattttttttttctttgtttggaTATTAGAGgggaaaataagaaaagaaaataacttTTTAGATAGTAAaatattcattttattatttttatttaaaattaaaataaataattatagagataaaaaaataattttataatttttccactCACTTTCTCTTTaaaatagagagaaaatgaatggtaaatatattttttattttttactcttTTCAAATTTTCCTCATTTTCAAACAGGGAggagaaaaaataaattaattttctttcATAATTTTCCTTCTCCCTTATTTTTTCTACAGATCCAAACATAGCCTTAATCCAACGGTTCCTAAAGTCCGCATTGTCTATCCGCTTTAAACATCACATAACCCTAACATCCCAATAGCACAAGTCACCCTCTACCGTCGATTAAAAAATATTCCGAACCCAATCCGATGGTCTGAGATCTCCAAGTCATCGATCCGCGTGAAATTCTATTGATCAATAGCATTTCATTATTCCTTTCTATATAAGCAATACCACATGCCTCCGTCCACAAAAAGTCTGTCATCACTTTTCTTTCTCTCTACAAAGTCCTAGAAGCGAAACTGTGTGTGTAAGGAATGGCACCGAAGGCGGAGAAGAAGCCGACTGAGAAAAAGCCTACGGAGGAGAAGAAAACGGTGGCGGAGAAAGCCCCGGTGGAGAAGAAACCGAAGGCCGGAAAGAAGCTACCGAAAGAAGGTGGCGCGACGGCCGAAGACAAGAAAAAGAAGCGTGCGAAGAAGAGCACGGAGACGTACAAAATCTACATCTTTAAGGTCTTAAAGCAGGTGCATCCAGACATCGGGATCTCCAGTAAGGCGATGGGTATCATGAATTCCTTTATCAACGATATTTTCGAGAAGCTTGCACAGGAAGCGTCTAGGCTAGCGAGGTACAACAAGAAACCAACAATTACTTCGAGGGAGATCCAAACCGCTGTGAGATTGGTGTTGCCTGGAGAGTTGGCTAAGCATGCAGTGTTTGAGGGGACTAAGGCGGTGACCAAGTTTACTAGCTCTTGAAGCGGTGGTGGTGAACTAGGGATGACTTGTGTAGTTGGTAGTGAATTAGGCTTTCTTGTGTGTAGGGT contains:
- the LOC110645525 gene encoding histone H2B-like; translation: MAPKAEKKPTEKKPTEEKKTVAEKAPVEKKPKAGKKLPKEGGATAEDKKKKRAKKSTETYKIYIFKVLKQVHPDIGISSKAMGIMNSFINDIFEKLAQEASRLARYNKKPTITSREIQTAVRLVLPGELAKHAVFEGTKAVTKFTSS